One Nonomuraea angiospora DNA segment encodes these proteins:
- a CDS encoding DUF4127 family protein translates to MATPTSSRSTATPSKKSHRHAHRPAAPRRAPGQHPPARRRRGHRRRPAQTARCRAAAVDADPGKAGPLGDRLLYQDVDASVVCVETLVHGGLIPSRTSAGDTLTVLDRLGVLRELRRARPGLPVAAVSLVTRAGDGYRGDEEPPCWPRFGRELHAYGGLLHRARLAVVTGGEPPADELTGRIPADQ, encoded by the coding sequence ATCGCTACTCCTACCAGCTCACGATCTACCGCGACCCCCAGTAAAAAGTCCCACCGCCACGCACATCGCCCTGCTGCCCCTCGACGAGCGCCCGGTCAACACCCGCCTGCCCGCCGACGTCGCGGCCATCGCCGGCGCCCGGCTCAGACTGCCCGATGCCGGGCTGCCGCCGTCGATGCGGACCCCGGCAAGGCCGGGCCGCTCGGCGACCGGCTGCTCTACCAGGACGTCGACGCCTCGGTGGTCTGCGTGGAGACGCTGGTGCACGGCGGCCTCATCCCATCCAGGACCAGCGCCGGCGACACGCTGACCGTCCTCGACCGGCTCGGCGTGCTGCGCGAGCTGCGCCGGGCCCGGCCCGGCCTGCCCGTCGCGGCGGTCTCGCTGGTCACCAGGGCCGGCGACGGCTATCGCGGCGACGAGGAGCCGCCCTGCTGGCCGAGGTTCGGCCGCGAGCTGCACGCGTACGGCGGGCTGCTCCACCGCGCGCGCCTGGCCGTCGTCACCGGCGGCGAGCCGCCCGCCGACGAGCTCACCGGCCGGATCCCCGCCGATCAGTGA
- a CDS encoding carbohydrate ABC transporter permease: MEIAKVGMPLVLVAALAACSGDAAESGGRTTITFSCLWSGPEGEAIEPDFLNPLIYLNDSEKYTLSIGLYAFFAEHDVAWGPLMAACVMFTIPALLIFIAGQRYFVGGVSTGALK, encoded by the coding sequence ATGGAGATCGCCAAAGTGGGCATGCCCTTAGTGCTCGTTGCCGCGCTGGCGGCCTGCTCCGGCGACGCCGCCGAATCCGGTGGCAGGACGACGATCACGTTCTCCTGCCTCTGGTCCGGGCCGGAGGGCGAGGCGATCGAGCCGGACTTCCTCAACCCGCTCATCTACCTCAACGACAGCGAGAAGTACACCTTGTCCATCGGTCTGTACGCCTTCTTCGCCGAGCACGACGTCGCCTGGGGGCCGCTGATGGCCGCCTGCGTCATGTTCACGATCCCCGCCCTGCTGATCTTCATCGCCGGTCAGCGCTACTTCGTGGGCGGCGTCTCCACGGGGGCGCTCAAATGA
- a CDS encoding DUF4434 domain-containing protein, with protein sequence MISPFLNTAGGLTTAQWQSMWTTILATSPIDVIAPQDGVGAGHATASRLAAWFAATKNAITAARPATRLRADRARWSRRCTARPPPSQTRGSTRPRPAPTRCGPSTRPATSRPRAARPPPRPRPRRATRSTSRRAGRTRCRRPPPRPIPTAVAS encoded by the coding sequence GTGATCTCCCCGTTCCTCAACACCGCCGGCGGGCTCACCACCGCGCAGTGGCAGAGCATGTGGACCACGATCCTGGCCACGAGCCCGATCGACGTGATCGCCCCGCAGGACGGCGTCGGCGCGGGACACGCCACCGCGAGCCGGCTCGCCGCCTGGTTCGCGGCCACCAAGAACGCGATCACCGCCGCCCGGCCCGCCACTCGGCTCCGGGCCGACAGGGCACGCTGGTCAAGACGTTGTACGGCACGGCCACCACCTTCACAGACGCGGGGCTCGACCCGTCCACGGCCTGCACCTACACGCTGCGGGCCTTCGACGCGGCCGGCAACCAGTCGGCCGCGAGCGGCCCGGCCTCCGCCACGACCCCGGCCGCGCCGGGCAACCCGGTCAACCTCGCGGCGGGCCGGCCGTACACGGTGTCGCAGGCCGCCTCCCCGTCCTATCCCGACAGCGGTGGCGAGCTGA
- a CDS encoding N-acetylmannosamine-6-phosphate 2-epimerase, producing the protein MNELRGGLVVSCQAPAGHPLRDPEVIARLAECAVLGGAAGLRVNSAEDVAAVRRRTTSPVIGLHKVRHGHRYVITPTLELAAGLAEAGADMIAVDLTPETPGPGPKLIEEIHALGLPVMGDVSTLDEGLDAWEAGADVVGTTLSGYTARQLPTPHDPDLHLVGALASRGVRVIAEGRYRTEHQVRQAFAAGAWAVVVGGAITDPISITRRLAAAASR; encoded by the coding sequence ATGAACGAGCTGCGCGGCGGGCTGGTCGTCTCCTGCCAGGCTCCGGCCGGGCATCCGTTACGCGATCCCGAGGTGATCGCCCGGCTGGCCGAGTGCGCCGTGCTCGGCGGGGCCGCCGGGCTGCGGGTCAACTCCGCCGAGGACGTCGCGGCGGTGCGCCGCCGTACGACCTCGCCGGTGATCGGCCTGCACAAGGTCAGGCACGGCCACCGGTACGTGATCACGCCGACGCTGGAGCTGGCGGCCGGGCTCGCCGAGGCCGGCGCGGACATGATCGCCGTGGACCTCACGCCGGAGACACCCGGGCCGGGGCCGAAGCTGATCGAGGAGATCCACGCGCTGGGCCTGCCCGTCATGGGGGACGTCTCGACCCTCGACGAGGGCCTGGACGCCTGGGAGGCGGGCGCGGACGTCGTCGGCACCACGCTGTCCGGCTACACCGCCCGCCAGCTGCCCACGCCGCACGACCCCGACCTGCACCTGGTCGGCGCGCTCGCCTCGCGCGGGGTGCGGGTGATCGCCGAGGGCCGCTACCGCACCGAGCACCAGGTACGGCAGGCGTTCGCGGCAGGCGCGTGGGCCGTCGTGGTCGGCGGCGCGATCACCGATCCCATCTCCATCACGCGGCGCCTGGCCGCCGCGGCCTCGCGATGA
- a CDS encoding GntR family transcriptional regulator yields the protein MKTERPPAKSEQLRQHLVDLLLGGLTPHERLPTERSLAEEFSVSRLTVRRVLDQLEREGRVYRVQGSGTFASEPRIHKSVELTSFSEDMRSRGLRPGSLEVGSERIPAGADIGYALQISPSSQVLHIRRVRTADDEPMCLEHCYLPGELVPDDLGPEELHGSLYEALSARYGLTLHRAEQTIKATVLDPDDAQALGAPPFSPAFLVQRTGFDARGRAVERADSLYRGDRYSYQLTIYRDPQ from the coding sequence ATGAAGACGGAACGCCCCCCGGCCAAGTCTGAGCAACTCCGTCAGCACCTGGTGGACCTCCTGCTCGGCGGGCTGACCCCGCACGAGCGCCTGCCCACCGAGCGGAGCCTGGCCGAGGAGTTCTCGGTCAGCCGGCTCACCGTGCGCCGGGTGCTCGACCAGCTCGAGCGGGAGGGGCGCGTCTACCGGGTCCAGGGGTCCGGCACGTTCGCGAGCGAGCCGCGCATCCACAAGTCCGTCGAGCTGACCTCCTTCAGCGAGGACATGCGCTCGCGCGGCCTGCGTCCCGGGTCGCTCGAGGTCGGCTCCGAGCGGATCCCGGCGGGCGCCGACATCGGCTACGCGCTGCAGATCAGCCCGTCGTCGCAGGTCCTGCACATCCGCCGGGTCCGCACCGCCGACGACGAGCCCATGTGCCTGGAGCACTGCTACCTGCCCGGCGAGCTCGTGCCCGACGACCTGGGGCCGGAGGAGCTGCACGGCTCGCTGTACGAGGCGCTGTCGGCCCGCTACGGGCTGACCCTGCACCGGGCGGAGCAGACGATCAAGGCCACCGTGCTCGATCCGGACGACGCGCAGGCCCTCGGCGCGCCGCCGTTCTCCCCCGCCTTCCTGGTGCAACGCACCGGCTTCGACGCCCGCGGCCGGGCCGTCGAGCGCGCCGACTCGCTCTACCGGGGAGATCGCTACTCCTACCAGCTCACGATCTACCGCGACCCCCAGTAA
- a CDS encoding ROK family protein: MTRPDGGVPLALAVDIGGTKIAAGLVAADGTLAEHRRMATPAGPEILETVFELARPLVGRAAVCGIGTAGTVDPRGRIASATDLLTGWAGTDVKGAAERTLALPTVVLNDCHAAGAAEARAGAARDARTALVVAIGTGIGGAVCVEGRVRTGVSGTAGSIGHLPAPTTAGARCSCGALDHVEAHASGPAIERAYREQTGRALPLAEIGRLGSRVITDAATLLGRVLAGAANLIDPDAIVIAGGVSMLGPALLRPMEAAYRAETLPGPSAAPILPAALGADAGLVGAGLEALSHLENGSSCAAF; the protein is encoded by the coding sequence ATGACGCGCCCCGACGGCGGGGTGCCGCTCGCGCTGGCCGTGGACATCGGCGGGACCAAGATCGCGGCCGGGCTCGTGGCAGCGGACGGCACACTCGCCGAGCACCGCAGGATGGCCACCCCCGCCGGTCCGGAGATCCTCGAGACCGTCTTCGAGCTCGCCCGGCCGCTGGTGGGGCGGGCCGCGGTCTGCGGGATCGGCACCGCCGGCACCGTCGATCCGCGGGGGCGCATCGCCTCGGCGACCGACCTGCTCACCGGCTGGGCGGGCACCGACGTCAAGGGCGCGGCCGAGCGCACGCTCGCGCTCCCCACGGTCGTCCTGAACGACTGCCACGCCGCCGGAGCCGCCGAGGCGCGGGCCGGGGCCGCCCGCGACGCCCGTACGGCGCTGGTCGTCGCCATCGGAACGGGCATCGGCGGCGCGGTGTGCGTCGAGGGCCGGGTCCGGACGGGGGTCTCGGGGACCGCGGGCAGCATCGGCCACCTCCCCGCGCCGACGACGGCGGGCGCGCGCTGCTCGTGCGGGGCGCTCGACCACGTCGAGGCGCACGCGTCAGGACCCGCGATCGAACGCGCCTACCGGGAGCAGACCGGTCGGGCGCTCCCGCTCGCCGAGATCGGCCGGCTCGGCTCCCGCGTGATCACCGACGCGGCGACGCTCCTGGGCCGCGTCTTGGCCGGCGCCGCCAACCTGATCGACCCCGACGCGATCGTCATCGCGGGCGGGGTCTCGATGCTCGGCCCGGCGCTGCTCCGGCCGATGGAGGCCGCCTACCGCGCCGAGACCCTGCCGGGCCCGTCCGCCGCACCGATACTCCCGGCCGCGCTCGGCGCGGACGCGGGGCTGGTCGGCGCGGGCCTGGAAGCCCTGTCCCATCTCGAGAACGGATCGTCATGCGCCGCGTTCTAG